The following proteins come from a genomic window of Streptomyces sp. ALI-76-A:
- a CDS encoding isocitrate lyase/phosphoenolpyruvate mutase family protein — protein sequence MSTRTRTEAEAFRALHDRPERADPLVIPNVWDVVSARAFADAGHRALATSSAAVTAVLGYQDGGDIPADEMFDALTRIVRAVGVPVTVDIEDGYGLPPGEIVDRLLTMGAVGCNLEDTDHRSGTLKDAHRHADWLAEVTVAAGDRLVVNARVDTFLHGDRGVEETIRRGLLYTEAGADVVYPILAPVHLLPDLAEAVRTPLNALFRPDGPDFAELGWLGVSRVTFGAGLYDRATAALADIARDPAAGG from the coding sequence ATGTCGACCCGAACCCGCACCGAGGCCGAGGCCTTCCGCGCCCTGCACGACCGGCCCGAGCGCGCGGACCCGCTGGTCATTCCCAACGTGTGGGACGTGGTGAGCGCCCGTGCGTTCGCGGACGCCGGACACCGTGCCCTCGCCACCTCCAGTGCCGCCGTCACAGCGGTCCTGGGGTACCAGGACGGAGGCGACATCCCGGCCGACGAGATGTTCGACGCCCTCACCCGGATCGTGCGCGCCGTAGGTGTCCCGGTGACCGTGGACATCGAGGACGGGTACGGGCTGCCGCCCGGGGAGATCGTCGACCGCCTGCTCACCATGGGCGCCGTCGGCTGCAACCTCGAGGACACCGATCACCGCTCCGGCACCCTCAAGGACGCCCACCGGCACGCCGACTGGCTGGCGGAGGTCACCGTCGCCGCCGGTGACCGGCTGGTCGTCAACGCCCGGGTGGACACCTTCCTGCACGGCGACCGGGGCGTGGAGGAGACGATCCGTCGAGGTCTCCTCTACACCGAGGCCGGCGCGGACGTGGTCTACCCGATCCTCGCCCCCGTCCACCTGCTGCCCGATCTCGCCGAAGCGGTCCGCACCCCGCTCAACGCCCTCTTCCGGCCCGACGGGCCGGACTTCGCCGAACTGGGGTGGCTGGGCGTCTCCCGGGTCACGTTCGGTGCGGGCCTGTACGACCGTGCCACGGCGGCCCTGGCCGACATCGCCCGCGATCCAGCGGCAGGCGGCTGA
- a CDS encoding aldo/keto reductase yields MEYTHLGRSGLRVSRLCLGTMNFGVHTEEAEAHRILDAALEAGINFVDTADLYGWPEQPGLTETVIGNWLARGGGRRERVVLATKVYSDMGDRPNEGGLSALHIRRAVDASLRRLRTDHIDLYQMHHVDRETPWEEIWQAMEVLVAQGKITYVGSSNFAGWHLAQAQESARARHFLGLVSEQSHYNLLERTVELEVVPAARRYGIGLLPWSPLHSGLLGGVLHEERRGIRRTVARAAAALRTRRAQIQEYEDFAADLGQEPGHVALAWLLANPAVTAPVVGPRTLEQLHSAVAALDVTLEPKALTRLDEIFPGHRPAPEDYAW; encoded by the coding sequence ATGGAGTACACCCACCTCGGCCGGAGCGGTCTGCGCGTCTCCCGGCTCTGCCTCGGCACCATGAACTTCGGCGTGCACACCGAGGAGGCCGAGGCCCACCGCATCCTGGACGCCGCCCTCGAAGCGGGCATCAACTTCGTGGACACGGCGGACCTGTACGGCTGGCCCGAGCAGCCCGGCCTGACGGAGACCGTCATCGGCAACTGGCTCGCCCGGGGCGGCGGCCGCCGCGAGCGGGTCGTGCTGGCGACGAAGGTGTACTCGGACATGGGCGACCGGCCCAACGAGGGCGGGCTCTCCGCGCTTCACATCCGCCGGGCGGTCGACGCCAGCCTCCGGCGGCTGCGCACCGACCACATCGACCTCTACCAGATGCACCACGTGGACCGGGAAACCCCGTGGGAGGAGATCTGGCAGGCGATGGAGGTCCTGGTCGCCCAGGGGAAGATCACCTACGTCGGGTCCAGCAACTTCGCCGGCTGGCACCTCGCCCAGGCCCAGGAGTCCGCACGCGCCCGCCACTTCCTCGGTCTGGTCAGCGAGCAATCCCACTACAACCTCCTGGAGCGCACGGTCGAGCTGGAGGTCGTGCCGGCCGCCCGCCGCTACGGCATCGGCCTGCTGCCGTGGTCCCCGCTGCACAGCGGGCTGCTCGGCGGCGTGCTGCACGAGGAGCGCCGCGGGATCCGTCGGACGGTGGCCCGGGCCGCCGCCGCGCTGCGGACGCGGCGCGCGCAGATCCAGGAGTACGAGGACTTCGCCGCCGACCTCGGTCAGGAGCCGGGGCACGTCGCGCTCGCCTGGCTGCTCGCCAACCCGGCCGTCACCGCGCCCGTGGTAGGGCCTCGAACGCTGGAGCAGCTGCACAGCGCCGTCGCGGCCCTGGACGTGACGCTGGAGCCGAAGGCCCTGACCCGGCTCGACGAGATCTTCCCCGGTCACCGGCCGGCCCCCGAGGACTACGCCTGGTGA
- the metK gene encoding methionine adenosyltransferase, giving the protein MPRRLFTSESVTEGHPDKMADRISDTVLDALLAQDPRSRVAVETLLTTGQVHVAGEVTTSAYADIPQLVREAVLDIGYDSSLKGFDGASCGVSVAIGAQSPDIARGVDAADPDADPLAAQGAGDQGLMFGYATDETPELMPLPIRLAHRLAHRLTQVRRAGLLPFLRPDGKTQVTIEYDGDRAVRLDTVVVSAQHAADVDLEDLLLPEVRRHVVDHELARLAGDGIELDTAGCRLLVNPTGRFHIGGPMGDAGLTGRKIIIDTYGGMARHGGGAFSGKDPSKVDRSAAYATRWVAKNVVAAGLAARCEVQVAYAIGKAEPVGLFVETFGTHTVGPDTIGKAIDEVFDLRPAAIIRDLDLLRPIYAQTAAYGHFGRELPDFTWERTDRAAALRAVAGL; this is encoded by the coding sequence ATGCCCCGCCGCCTGTTCACCTCGGAGTCCGTGACCGAGGGCCACCCCGACAAGATGGCCGACCGCATCAGCGACACGGTCCTCGACGCCTTGCTGGCGCAGGACCCGCGGTCGCGGGTCGCCGTGGAGACGCTGCTCACCACCGGCCAGGTGCACGTGGCCGGGGAGGTCACCACGTCGGCGTACGCGGACATCCCGCAGCTGGTCCGCGAGGCGGTGCTCGACATCGGCTACGACTCGTCCCTGAAGGGCTTCGACGGCGCGTCCTGCGGTGTCTCGGTGGCCATCGGCGCCCAGTCCCCCGACATCGCCCGCGGTGTGGACGCGGCGGATCCGGACGCCGACCCGCTGGCCGCCCAGGGCGCCGGCGACCAGGGTCTGATGTTCGGGTACGCGACCGACGAGACGCCGGAGCTGATGCCGCTGCCCATCCGGCTCGCGCACCGGCTGGCCCACCGGCTCACGCAGGTGCGCCGCGCCGGCCTCCTGCCGTTCCTGCGCCCCGACGGCAAGACCCAGGTCACCATCGAGTACGACGGCGACCGCGCGGTGCGGCTGGACACCGTGGTCGTCTCCGCGCAGCACGCCGCGGATGTCGACCTGGAGGACCTGCTCCTGCCGGAGGTCCGCCGGCACGTCGTCGACCACGAGCTGGCGCGGCTGGCCGGTGACGGCATCGAACTCGACACCGCCGGCTGCCGCCTGCTGGTCAACCCCACCGGCCGGTTCCACATCGGTGGTCCGATGGGCGACGCGGGCCTGACCGGCCGGAAGATCATCATCGACACGTACGGAGGCATGGCCCGCCACGGCGGCGGCGCCTTCTCCGGCAAGGATCCCTCCAAGGTGGACCGTTCGGCGGCCTACGCCACGCGCTGGGTCGCGAAGAACGTCGTCGCCGCCGGGCTGGCCGCCCGCTGCGAGGTCCAGGTCGCCTACGCCATCGGCAAGGCGGAGCCGGTCGGCCTGTTCGTCGAGACCTTCGGCACGCACACGGTCGGCCCCGACACGATCGGGAAGGCGATCGACGAGGTCTTCGACCTTCGCCCGGCGGCGATCATCCGCGACCTGGACCTGCTGCGCCCGATCTACGCGCAGACCGCCGCGTACGGCCACTTCGGCCGCGAGCTGCCCGACTTCACCTGGGAGCGCACCGACCGGGCCGCCGCCCTGCGTGCGGTGGCCGGGCTCTGA
- a CDS encoding NAD(P)H-binding protein: MTILVTGATGKTGRHVVRELLAEGADVRVLTRHPEKADLPPGVTVVKGDLTTPENVSAALDGVDRAFLFPVLHAIPEFAEAAKRAGVGRVVLFTGAWAAGHNERDRGSWVYPRYRAAEAALAGSGPAEWTVLRPAPFATNALWWAPSVRAEGVVRLPHPDAVCPIIHEADLAATVVRALLSDDRHGAHYTVTGPAAVTQAEQVAAIGEAIGRTLRVERIEPEQWRSEAERFLRPGIAGDLLREWSETERDPATALPVLPTVQELTGRPARTFAQWAADHAHDFA, from the coding sequence ATGTGGTGCGGGAACTGCTGGCCGAAGGAGCCGATGTGCGGGTACTGACCCGCCATCCGGAAAAAGCCGACCTTCCGCCCGGGGTGACCGTTGTGAAAGGCGATCTGACGACACCGGAGAATGTTTCCGCAGCACTTGACGGAGTGGACCGGGCTTTTCTTTTCCCGGTACTGCACGCCATTCCGGAATTCGCCGAGGCGGCGAAACGCGCCGGGGTGGGCAGGGTGGTCCTCTTCACCGGTGCCTGGGCCGCGGGGCACAACGAGCGGGACCGCGGCTCCTGGGTCTACCCGCGGTACCGTGCGGCCGAGGCGGCCCTGGCGGGCAGCGGGCCGGCCGAGTGGACGGTGCTGCGGCCGGCTCCGTTCGCGACCAACGCGCTGTGGTGGGCCCCGTCGGTCCGGGCGGAGGGCGTGGTCCGGCTGCCACACCCGGACGCCGTCTGCCCGATCATCCACGAGGCCGACCTGGCCGCGACAGTGGTGCGCGCGCTCCTGTCGGACGACCGCCACGGCGCGCACTACACCGTCACCGGTCCGGCCGCCGTCACCCAGGCCGAGCAGGTCGCCGCGATCGGCGAGGCGATCGGTCGGACCTTGCGCGTCGAGCGGATCGAGCCCGAGCAGTGGCGATCGGAGGCGGAGCGGTTCCTGCGCCCGGGCATCGCCGGCGACCTGCTGCGCGAGTGGTCCGAGACCGAGCGGGACCCCGCCACCGCCCTGCCGGTGCTGCCGACCGTGCAGGAACTGACCGGCAGGCCGGCCCGCACCTTCGCCCAGTGGGCCGCCGACCACGCCCACGACTTCGCCTGA